One region of Wyeomyia smithii strain HCP4-BCI-WySm-NY-G18 chromosome 3, ASM2978416v1, whole genome shotgun sequence genomic DNA includes:
- the LOC129729395 gene encoding calponin homology domain-containing protein DDB_G0272472, protein MSQNLNSDETTASEQVPSAKLLERLLSGKTKMKENRWDRIRRKHLNNITVTSKTVKRFFNMNFVDENQMKILSGDGRTQKTALNPVLVMDIRHEMIKRKPKGSQDKAPLNPVRAYQQEQLENHKRTIESTLFENELNKFRKEITNGGTNGKKSQISEQKKSFLLIDLPKIDNSVIYESLQECEKFTNNFYQTAIHGREALVRQCRMEDIRIFKEPATIEEIQDETENANNDEIAINEGYQNENGKNEDEDSKTVRFGDTQLITYPAEESSFSLDGSDYDFDDNELFLESLDSDLDEFDEAEFLSIDSISEPANDDDAQTIFHTDSGNFYFTITPVDESSRSSKNNSNDFRKEKLTYNYDSPEITEEPILPLEKSDLIMGKRCEIEGKDYSKLCVKNYKPDNQTLNDDKIEISEEARKVISAALKEGFIQNYDHALLKQYFFKWLQFTILEKISKGTGITTTREQKLKRINDFINNVRANKKKNSKPAIPNTQTIHVKKDYEHRLKVQQDIIELQKLKLERQERIITELKLSKFSEAAKLSKMEIQSELHKTIRTGHVRLRAKAKCIRIVGNMKNDSVKADELRKLQAQGLMIPKFLAKMQQRALDRSQRHQEAKERRTRLEREREETKMAAEEAKRLEDEEARKKRYREMREKRKLEKLQKIIREQERQAWIANNQIAKEFRLLKLKRFGMLTFKLLLGIRRDNERRAIAARRRYYKKKYFRKWWGLTNSLWESKKQRADQLAHAKLMQIGMNYWKEYCHEQRKKMQVAVDWYEVRLSEMVVSTWIGRTKQALLILQGKMSHASAHYEWQLKWKVFERWQRLHIILKIEKETEQRRQRWRMKIWELLPDYKPIEEEL, encoded by the exons ATGTCACAAAACCTAAACTCCGACGAGACGACTGCATCCGAGCAGGTTCCATCTGCCAAGCTACTGGAACGTTTGCTAAGtggtaaaacaaaaatgaaagaaaatcgATGGGATCGTATCAGGCGGAAGCACTTGAACAACATCACTGTTACATCGAAGACGGTCAAACGATTCTTCAATATGAATTTCGTTGACGAAAATCAAATGAAGATTCTAAGCGGGGATGGCAGAACACAGAAAACCGCACTCAATCCGGTTCTCGTAATGGATATCAG ACATGAGATGATCAAACGCAAACCGAAAGGAAGTCAGGACAAAGCGCCGCTAAATCCTGTGCGAGCATACCAGCAGGAGCAACTAGAAAACCATAAGAGGACAATTGAATCAACGTTATTTGAGAATGAGCTTAATAAGTTTCGTAAAGAGATTACCAACGGAGGAACAAATGGAAAAAAGTCGCAAATCAGCGAACAAAAGAAAAGCTTTTTACTCATCGATTTACCTAAGATTGATAACAGTGTTATTTATGAGAGCTTGCAAGAGTGTGAAAAGTTCACCAACAATTTTTATCAAACTGCGATACATGGAAGAGAAGCATTGGTTAGACAATGTCGAATGGAAGACATTAGGATTTTCAAAGAACCGGCAACCATAGAGGAAATCCAAGATGAAACTGAAAACGCCAATAATGATGAGATTGCAATCAATGAAGGTTATCAAAATGAGAATGGAAAAAATGAAGACGAAGATAGTAAGACTGTACGATTCGGAGACACCCAATTGATCACCTATCCTGCAGAAGAATCGTCTTTCTCCCTCGATGGGTCGGATTACGATTTCGACGATAACGAGTTATTTTTGGAATCACTCGATTCCGATCTTGATGAGTTTGATGAGGCTGAATTTTTATCCATCGATAGTATTTCAGAACCGGCTAACGATGATGATGCGCAAACAATATTTCACACTGATTCTGGTAATTTTTACTTCACAATAACTCCTGTTGACGAATCCAGTAGATCATCCAAAAATAACAGCAACGATTTTAGAAAAGAAAAACTCACGTATAACTACGACTCGCCTGAAATAACCGAGGAACCGATTTTACCATTAGAGAAAAGTGATCTGATTATGGGTAAACGATGTGAAATTGAGGGAAAAGACTATAGTAAACTATGTGTTAAAAACTACAAACCAGACAACCAAACACTGAACGAcgataaaattgaaatttctgaaGAAGCACGCAAAGTAATAAGTGCTGCTTTGAAAGAAGGTTTTATACAAAACTACGACCATGCACTGTTGAAACAATACTTTTTCAAGTGGTTACAGTTCACAATTCTAGAAAAGATTTCCAAGGGCACTGGAATTACAACAACACGCGAGCAGAAATTGAAACGTATTAACGACTTTATCAACAACGTTCGGGctaacaaaaagaaaaattcgAAACCAGCGATTCCCAATACACAAACAATTCACGTAAAAAAAGATTATGAACATCGCCTGAAGGTTCAGCAGGACATTATAGAACTTCAAAAACTAAAGCTAGAACGACAAGAACGCATCATCACCGAATTGAAATTGTCAAAGTTCTCTGAGGCGGCAAAACTCTCCAAGATGGAGATACAATCCGAGCTGCACAAAACAATACGAACAGGTCACGTGCGTCTGCGCGCCAAAGCAAAGTGCATCCGAATTGTCGGAAACATGAAAAACGACTCGGTTAAAGCTGACGAACTTCGGAAGCTGCAAGCACAAGGTTTGATGATACCCAAGTTCTTGGCCAAGATGCAACAGCGCGCTCTGGATCGTAGCCAGCGCCACCAGGAAGCTAAGGAGCGTCGCACGCGTCTAGAGAGGGAAAGAGAAGAGACTAAAATGGCAGCAGAAGAGGCAAAACGGCTGGAGGATGAGGAAGCACGTAAAAAACGTTACCGAGAAATGCGTGAGAAGCGGAAACTAGAGAAACTACAGAAGATAATACGCGAGCAGGAACGGCAAGCTTGGATAGCTAACAACCAGATTGCCAAAGAATTTCGTTTGCTGAAGCTCAAACGTTTCGGTATGTTGACGTTCAAGCTATTACTTGGAATTAGGCGAGATAATGAACGTCGTGCAATAGCAGCTCGTAGAAGGTACTACAAGAAGAAATACTTTCGCAAATGGTGGGGTTTAACTAACTCACTGTGGGAAAGTAAAAAGCAGAGGGCAGATCAGCTAGCACATGCAAAGCTGATGCAGATTGGAATGAATTACTGGAAAGAG TATTGTCACGAGCAGCGCAAAAAAATGCAGGTAGCCGTCGATTGGTACGAGGTGCGCCTCTCAGAAATGGTTGTATCAACATGGATCGGACGCACCAAGCAGGCGCTGCTGATACTACAAGGCAAAATGTCCCATGCGTCGGCTCATTATGAATG GCAACTTAAGTGGAAAGTTTTCGAACGCTGGCAAAGACTGCACATCATTCTGAAGATTGAAAAAGAGACTGAACAACGCCGACAGCGCTGGCGGATGAAGATCTGGGAATTACTACCAGACTACAAACCGATTGAGGAAGAACTCTAA
- the LOC129729411 gene encoding palmitoyltransferase ZDHHC23-B isoform X2: MLLTFQDRLRIPWRGGAKQITVDNVLPVFLLVSLQLLAALDFYCSLAVFIFIPLLLAYLRRFLGRVLPKTKFFCLWLFWSGVYLVVLFESTVPLSELLPEENIAFVVLMSLSFLCFYKSNQRAVLNHVSHAQYDSLANGDSATAILVSDREDSDESDGRLACQTCRKYVPPRTYHCKICATCVVKQDHHNVWLNCCIGRANHRLFLLGCFCSLLALWLFANLSLTSVCHPTPIFTLLGVTVMLPDDCSDIYFQYDIALCFTGAIYALLMSLIILICLLKQICLISRGLTGSEWQRGEHINRRNCLVNWKTFCLGQ, translated from the exons ATGCTGCTGACTTTTCAGGACCGCCTTCGCATTCCGTGGCGAGGCGGTGCTAAGCAGATCACGGTGGACAATGTTCTGCCGGTGTTTCTGCTAGTCAGTCTGCAGCTGCTGGCTGCCCTGGATTTTTACTGCAGTCTGGCCGTCTTTATATTCATACCGCTGTTACTGGCTTATCTGAGGCGTTTTCTGGGACGTGTACTACCGAA AACAAAATTTTTCTGTCTGTGGCTTTTCTGGAGTGGTGTTTACTTAGTCGTGCTGTTTGAGTCAACCGTTCCGTTGTCGGAGTTATTACCCGAAGAAAATATTGCTTTTGTAGTGCTGATGTCCTTATCGTTTCTTTGCTTCTATAAGAGCAACCAGCGGGCAGTACTGAATCACGTAAGTCACGCTCAGTATGATTCTTTGGCCAACGGAGATTCCGCAACGGCTATTCTTGTTTCGGATCGGGAAGATTCTGATGAAAGCGATGGTCGGCTAGCTTGTCAAACGTGCCGTAAGTACGTTCCGCCGAGGACCTACCATTGTAAAATTTGTGCAACGTGTGTGGTCAAGCAGGATCATCACAACGTCTGGTTGAACTGCTGTATCGGGCGTGCCAACCATCGGTTGTTTCTCCTTGGCTGTTTCTGCTCGCTGCTTGCGCTATGGTTATTTGCCAATCTTTCACTCACATCAGTGTGTCATCCGACACCTATTTTTACTCTGCTTGGTGTAACTGTAATGCTACCAGATGATTGCTCCGATATTTACTTTCAGTACGA CATTGCACTTTGCTTTACTGGTGCTATCTACGCCCTTCTGATGTCGTTAATTATTTTGATCTGCCTACTGAAACAG ATTTGCCTGATCTCTCGTGGCCTGACTGGAAGTGAATGGCAACGGGGCGAGCATATCAACCGACGGAATTGTCTTGTCAACTGGAAAACGTTCTGTCTGGGACAATAA
- the LOC129726481 gene encoding uncharacterized protein LOC129726481 has product MDNFCRLCRRNGDFESVSILDSSHGGEIIAVIMQNCLQLQIVPDDGLPQQICNLCQAQLEMFYLLRKISFNSERYFQQLLQQNKQNSPPMNNIAQGMQHSRELDDFIDVDTAQQMNLPEVKSEPADFIHEPQSQLSFSVNSSYLHQEIDHTEVKVEPTEINEEPVHYQPSFEEVCETHQKPESALASNSNTWGRVEMNMPQGKHQPQERYSCAECGYHSQYKANLYRHIRLRQHSMLHTSSQQKDILKIRQRRRLTLDEILANSNASEMKVYTCNVCGYTTAFKGNADRHQRSQNHHGIDVSIYGRNRSKIDCLMSQRLKYAPDGNYQPTISTNPHAMHPQAESSNQQQHCLNQAERELLQEIREEFMKINACNSSGMDLFE; this is encoded by the exons ATGGATAATTTCTGCCGTCTTTGTCGTCGAAACGGAGATTTCGAGTCGGTGTCCATTCTCGACTCGTCTCACGGTGGGGAGATAATTGCTGTAATTATGCAAAATTGCCTTCAGCTTCAG ATAGTGCCGGATGATGGCTTGCCCCAGCAAATTTGCAATCTCTGCCAGGCGCAGCTGGAAATGTTCTATTTGCTGCGCAAGATAAGCTTCAACTCGGAACGTTACTTCCAGCAATTGCTtcagcaaaataaacaaaattctccgCCAATGAATAATATCGCCCAAGGGATGCAACATAGTCGAGAATTAGACGATTTCATCGATGTTGATACAGCACAGCAAATGAATTTACCAGAAGTTAAAAGTGAACCTGCTGATTTCATCCATGAGCCGCAAtcacagctgtcattctcagTCAACAGCAGTTATCTACATCAGGAAATTGACCATACGGAAGTTAAAGTTGAACCCACCGAAATCAATGAGGAACCAGTGCATTATCAGCCGTCGTTTGAAGAAGTTTGCGAAACACATCAGAAACCAGAGTCAGCTCTTGCCTCAAACAGTAATACCTGGGGCCGAGTAGAAATGAACATGCCACAAGGCAAGCATCAACCACAGGAGCGCTATTCATGTGCCGAATGCGGTTATCACTCGCAATATAAAGCCAACCTGTACCGCCATATTAGGCTTCGACAGCACAGCATGTTGCACACATCTTCGCAGCAAAAAGATATCCTGAAAATACGTCAAAGAAGAAGACTCACACTGGATGAAATACTGGCCAATAGTAACGCAAGCGAAATGAAAGTTTATACTTGCAATGTCTGTGGTTATACGACTGCGTTCAAAGGAAACGCAGATCGACACCAACGCAGTCAAAACCATCACGGAATTGACGTCAGTATCTATGGGAGAAACCGTTCCAAAATTGACTGCCTGATGAGTCAACGATTAAAATACGCACCCGATGGTAACTACCAGCCCACTATAAGCACAAACCCGCATGCGATGCATCCGCAAGCCGAATCGTCCAACCAACAGCAACATTGCTTGAATCAAGCAGAACGTGAGCTGCTGCAGGAAATTAGGGAGGAATTCATGAAAATAAACGCCTGTAATAGCAGCGGAATGGATTTGTTCGAATAG
- the LOC129729411 gene encoding palmitoyltransferase ZDHHC23-B isoform X1 gives MSSAYPGELRDYYSYQVEEIDTDPLCCCEYYDRSEERNHILACCCNCADVDESFNRLISGRSIPVEKQRGMLLTFQDRLRIPWRGGAKQITVDNVLPVFLLVSLQLLAALDFYCSLAVFIFIPLLLAYLRRFLGRVLPKTKFFCLWLFWSGVYLVVLFESTVPLSELLPEENIAFVVLMSLSFLCFYKSNQRAVLNHVSHAQYDSLANGDSATAILVSDREDSDESDGRLACQTCRKYVPPRTYHCKICATCVVKQDHHNVWLNCCIGRANHRLFLLGCFCSLLALWLFANLSLTSVCHPTPIFTLLGVTVMLPDDCSDIYFQYDIALCFTGAIYALLMSLIILICLLKQICLISRGLTGSEWQRGEHINRRNCLVNWKTFCLGQ, from the exons ATGAGCAGTGCTTACCCTGGTGAACTTCGCGATTACTACTCGTACCAGGTGGAAGAAATAGATACCGATCCTCTGTGCTGCTGTGAGTATTACGACCGAAGTGAGGAACGGAATCATATTTTAGCCTGCTGCTGCAACTGTGCGGACGTTGATGAATCTTTTAACAG ATTAATTTCTGGTCGATCCATCCCGGTTGAGAAGCAGCGTGGCATGCTGCTGACTTTTCAGGACCGCCTTCGCATTCCGTGGCGAGGCGGTGCTAAGCAGATCACGGTGGACAATGTTCTGCCGGTGTTTCTGCTAGTCAGTCTGCAGCTGCTGGCTGCCCTGGATTTTTACTGCAGTCTGGCCGTCTTTATATTCATACCGCTGTTACTGGCTTATCTGAGGCGTTTTCTGGGACGTGTACTACCGAA AACAAAATTTTTCTGTCTGTGGCTTTTCTGGAGTGGTGTTTACTTAGTCGTGCTGTTTGAGTCAACCGTTCCGTTGTCGGAGTTATTACCCGAAGAAAATATTGCTTTTGTAGTGCTGATGTCCTTATCGTTTCTTTGCTTCTATAAGAGCAACCAGCGGGCAGTACTGAATCACGTAAGTCACGCTCAGTATGATTCTTTGGCCAACGGAGATTCCGCAACGGCTATTCTTGTTTCGGATCGGGAAGATTCTGATGAAAGCGATGGTCGGCTAGCTTGTCAAACGTGCCGTAAGTACGTTCCGCCGAGGACCTACCATTGTAAAATTTGTGCAACGTGTGTGGTCAAGCAGGATCATCACAACGTCTGGTTGAACTGCTGTATCGGGCGTGCCAACCATCGGTTGTTTCTCCTTGGCTGTTTCTGCTCGCTGCTTGCGCTATGGTTATTTGCCAATCTTTCACTCACATCAGTGTGTCATCCGACACCTATTTTTACTCTGCTTGGTGTAACTGTAATGCTACCAGATGATTGCTCCGATATTTACTTTCAGTACGA CATTGCACTTTGCTTTACTGGTGCTATCTACGCCCTTCTGATGTCGTTAATTATTTTGATCTGCCTACTGAAACAG ATTTGCCTGATCTCTCGTGGCCTGACTGGAAGTGAATGGCAACGGGGCGAGCATATCAACCGACGGAATTGTCTTGTCAACTGGAAAACGTTCTGTCTGGGACAATAA
- the LOC129729412 gene encoding lactosylceramide 4-alpha-galactosyltransferase: protein MLSSIKFYAKGKYKRKLLICTTILLFALYVLYLLDFHSIRQNCFSQQFQNPSLVLEDVQRARQQPLEGKNIFFHETSCSGDGVIHLNARQACAVESAARKNPNWNVFVLFAAPVGFRNKSQLPLIDAMLSYSNVHLRFVNLTTYAHETPLDDWMKSGEIFRSKYMNSHLSDIMRYLTLYKYGGTYLDLDVVVLKSFDTLEPNYAGAESPRWVAAGVINFEPSGHGRELAEMCVRDLLINFNGQDWGNNGPGVITRVLKRVCGTNAPLLMTRERCQHFTVYPPEAFYAINFEDYRQFFEERWLDKALTTVNKSVVVHVWNKFSKDHRVRVGSQVAYGVLAEQYCPRVYKASGEFF from the exons ATGCTTTCATCAATCAAATTCTATGCCAAAGGCAAGTACAAACGAAAGCTGCTGATCTGCACAACGATACTGCTGTTCGCACTCTACGTCCTCTATTTGCTGGATTTCCATTCGATTAGACAAAACTGCTTCAGCCAGCAGTTCCAAAACCCTTCGCTGGTTTTAGAGGACGTGCAGCGCGCTCGACAACAACCGCTGgaaggaaaaaatatatttttccacGAAACTTCCTGTTCCGGTGATGGAGTTATTCACCTCAATGCTCGGCAGGCTTGTGCAGTGGAGTCGGCCGCCCGGAAGAATCCTAACTGGAATGTGTTCGTTCTGTTCGCCGCACCGGTAGGGTTTCGTAACAAAAGCCAACTTCCGCTGATAGATGCTATGCTGTCATACTCGAATGTTCATTTGCGTTTTGTGAATTTGACGACCTACGCACACGAAACTCCGCTGGACGATTGGATGAAAAGCGGTGAAATCTTCCGTTCAAAGTATATGAACTCTCATTTGTCTGATATTATGCGGTATCTAACGCTATATAAGTATGGTGGGACGTATCTGGATTTAGATGTGGTAGTTCTGAAATCTTTTGACACGTTGGAACCGAACTACGCTGGGGCAGAATCTCCACGCTGGGTTGCAGCCGGGGTTATAAACTTCGAACCGAGTGGACACGGGCGTGAGCTGGCGGAAATGTGCGTCAG GGATTTGTTAATCAACTTTAACGGCCAGGACTGGGGTAACAATGGGCCTGGAGTAATTACACGTGTGCTGAAGCGTGTCTGTGGAACGAATGCTCCTTTATTGATGACCCGCGAGCGGTGTCAGCACTTCACCGTTTACCCACCGGAAGCCTTCTATGCTATCAATTTTGAAGACTATCGGCAGTTCTTCGAGGAACGCTGGCTGGATAAAGCGTTGACTACTGTCAATAAATCGGTCGTAGTGCACGTGTGGAACAAATTCAGCAAGGATCATCGCGTTCGGGTTGGTTCCCAAGTAGCGTACGGAGTTTTAGCGGAACAATATTGTCCCCGTGTGTACAAGGCTAGCGGTGAGTTTTTCTAG